One genomic segment of Streptomyces sp. RerS4 includes these proteins:
- a CDS encoding alpha/beta fold hydrolase: MKLRLPRRRRDRLLSGAAALALLAGAGTWTVAAAGDAPAVHRQDQMLELPGAVIDTSYFTASSAGDTHGRRPAVLLGHGFGGSKEDVRAQAERLAQGGYAVMTWSARGFGRSGGTIGLNDPDHEVKDVSALIDWVAQRREVRLDAEGDPRVGVAGASYGGAVSLLAAGYDRRVDAIAPQITYWNLADSLFPDGVFKKLWTGIFFTTGATGGIGPARPPQPTSTAPPGQAPAQARTAAQGRAQESAQGPAASCGRFDAALCAMYERVAVAGRPDAEARALLERRSPSAVGDRIKVPTLIVQGQDDSLFPLGQADAMAKAIAANGAPVSVDWASGGHDGGMGEAGRIEARVKTWFDRHLKGDEGVDTGPAFRVSRTGGIDSTDGRVMVRGASSDRYPGLDSAPRAFALAGREQTFVNPAGGTPPALSSLPGIGSGLAALGTGLSLDFPGQHATFESEPLTERLPVTGTPTVTLKVRSTAGDGSAVLFGKLYDVGPDGRQQVLPHQLVAPVRVDDAAQGTSVRLRLPAVDHAVQAGHRLRLVVAATDLAYASPAAPASYAVAVEGPLEVPVADEVRTASAGLPAWTWALPLGALALAAALLGIRRRGEGGADARAAALPTPALAEVPLDITGLTKRYAKAQDRYAVQNLSFRVEKGQVLGLLGPNGAGKTTTLRMLMGLITPDAGEIRVFGHAIRPGAPVLSRVGAFVEGAGFLPHLTGRANLELYWQATGRPTEDAHLAEALEIAGLGDALERAVRTYSQGMRQRLAIAQAMLGMPDLLILDEPTNGLDPPQIREMRDVMIRYAAGGRTVIVSSHLLSEVEQTCTHLVVMDRGRLVRAGEVGEITGGGDTLLVGLHRPVDEAVVRKVATLEGVASAVASEEGLLVRLDGSSAAELIVALVRLEVPVSAVGPHRRLEDAFLTLIGGTA, encoded by the coding sequence ATGAAGCTACGACTGCCCCGGCGCCGCCGGGACCGGCTCCTCTCCGGCGCCGCCGCCCTCGCCCTCCTGGCCGGCGCCGGGACGTGGACGGTGGCCGCCGCGGGGGACGCGCCGGCCGTGCACCGCCAGGACCAGATGCTCGAACTGCCCGGCGCCGTGATCGACACCTCCTACTTCACGGCGTCCTCGGCCGGCGACACGCACGGCCGACGCCCCGCCGTCCTCCTCGGGCACGGCTTCGGCGGCAGCAAGGAGGACGTCCGGGCGCAGGCGGAGCGGCTGGCCCAGGGCGGGTACGCCGTCATGACCTGGTCCGCGCGCGGTTTCGGCCGCTCGGGCGGCACGATCGGGCTGAACGATCCCGACCACGAGGTCAAGGACGTCTCCGCGCTCATCGACTGGGTGGCGCAGCGGCGCGAGGTCCGGCTCGACGCGGAGGGGGACCCGCGCGTCGGCGTCGCCGGGGCCTCGTACGGCGGGGCCGTCTCGCTGCTGGCCGCCGGGTACGACCGGCGGGTGGACGCGATCGCCCCGCAGATCACGTACTGGAACCTGGCGGACTCCCTTTTCCCCGACGGCGTCTTCAAGAAGCTGTGGACCGGGATCTTCTTCACCACGGGCGCGACCGGCGGGATCGGCCCGGCGCGGCCCCCGCAGCCGACGTCCACCGCCCCGCCCGGTCAGGCGCCGGCCCAGGCGCGGACGGCGGCGCAGGGACGGGCGCAGGAGTCCGCGCAGGGCCCGGCGGCGAGCTGCGGGCGCTTCGACGCGGCGCTGTGCGCCATGTACGAACGCGTCGCGGTGGCCGGCCGGCCCGACGCCGAGGCCCGCGCGCTCCTGGAGCGGCGCAGCCCCTCGGCCGTGGGCGACCGGATCAAGGTGCCGACGCTGATCGTGCAGGGGCAGGACGACTCGCTCTTCCCGCTCGGCCAGGCCGACGCCATGGCGAAGGCCATCGCGGCGAACGGGGCGCCCGTCTCCGTGGACTGGGCGTCCGGGGGCCACGACGGCGGCATGGGCGAAGCCGGCCGGATCGAGGCCCGCGTGAAGACCTGGTTCGACCGTCACCTCAAGGGGGACGAGGGGGTCGACACGGGTCCGGCGTTCCGCGTCTCGCGCACCGGCGGCATCGACTCCACCGACGGGCGCGTCATGGTGCGCGGCGCGAGTTCCGACCGCTACCCCGGCCTGGACTCCGCTCCCCGGGCGTTCGCCCTGGCCGGCCGGGAGCAGACCTTCGTCAATCCGGCGGGCGGCACCCCGCCGGCGCTGTCCTCGCTGCCCGGCATCGGCAGCGGGCTCGCGGCCCTCGGGACCGGGCTCTCGCTGGATTTCCCCGGGCAGCACGCCACGTTCGAGTCGGAGCCGCTGACCGAGCGGCTGCCGGTCACCGGGACGCCGACCGTCACCCTCAAGGTGAGGTCGACGGCCGGCGACGGTTCGGCCGTGCTGTTCGGCAAGCTGTACGACGTCGGCCCGGACGGCCGGCAGCAGGTGCTGCCGCACCAGCTGGTGGCGCCCGTACGGGTGGACGACGCCGCGCAGGGCACGAGCGTGCGGCTGCGGCTCCCGGCGGTGGACCACGCCGTCCAGGCCGGGCACCGGCTGCGGCTGGTGGTCGCCGCCACCGACCTCGCCTACGCGTCCCCCGCCGCGCCCGCCTCCTACGCCGTCGCGGTGGAGGGGCCGTTGGAGGTACCCGTCGCGGACGAGGTACGGACCGCCTCGGCCGGGCTGCCCGCCTGGACCTGGGCGCTGCCGCTGGGCGCCCTGGCGCTGGCCGCCGCGCTGCTCGGGATCCGGCGCAGGGGTGAGGGCGGGGCGGACGCACGGGCGGCGGCGCTGCCCACACCCGCGCTGGCCGAGGTACCGCTGGACATCACGGGGCTGACGAAGCGCTACGCCAAGGCGCAGGACCGTTACGCCGTACAGAACCTGTCGTTCCGGGTGGAGAAGGGGCAGGTGCTCGGCCTGCTCGGGCCCAACGGCGCGGGGAAGACCACGACCCTGCGGATGCTGATGGGGCTGATCACGCCGGACGCCGGGGAGATCCGGGTGTTCGGGCACGCGATCCGGCCCGGCGCGCCGGTGCTGTCGCGGGTGGGCGCCTTCGTGGAGGGCGCCGGGTTCCTGCCGCACCTGACGGGCCGCGCCAATCTGGAGCTGTACTGGCAGGCCACCGGCCGGCCCACCGAGGACGCGCACCTGGCGGAAGCCCTGGAGATCGCGGGACTGGGCGACGCGCTGGAACGGGCCGTACGCACGTACTCGCAGGGCATGCGCCAACGCCTCGCCATCGCCCAGGCCATGCTGGGCATGCCGGACCTGCTGATCCTCGACGAGCCGACGAACGGTCTGGACCCGCCGCAGATCCGCGAGATGCGGGACGTGATGATCCGCTACGCCGCCGGCGGGCGGACGGTCATCGTCTCCAGCCACCTCCTGTCCGAGGTCGAGCAGACCTGTACCCACCTGGTGGTCATGGACCGAGGGCGCCTGGTGCGGGCGGGCGAGGTCGGCGAGATCACCGGCGGCGGGGACACCCTGCTGGTGGGCCTGCACCGACCGGTGGACGAGGCGGTCGTGCGCAAGGTCGCGACGCTGGAGGGAGTGGCCTCGGCGGTGGCCTCCGAGGAGGGACTGTTGGTCCGGCTGGACGGGTCGTCCGCCGCCGAACTGATCGTCGCACTCGTCCGACTGGAGGTACCGGTGTCGGCGGTGGGGCCCCACCGCCGGCTGGAGGACGCCTTCCTCACTCTGATCGGAGGGACGGCATGA
- a CDS encoding ATP-dependent DNA ligase: MLLAEVARVSREVAQASARSRKVALLAEVFDAAPPEEAALVVAYLSGRLPQGRPGIGWRTLAQDVTPAREPTLTVAGVDASVTELAAVAGSGAQAGRSRIVAALLGAATEDEQRFLRSLLSGEVRQGALDAVALEGVAAAAGVSAAALRRAVMLDGSLPRVAAAALAEGAEALGAVTLRVGRPVQPMLAGTARSVADALAALGPCVVEEKLDGIRVQVHRDGGEVRIHTRSLDEITDRLPEVAELARSLPVERFILDGEVIGERADGRPVPFQEIASRVGSRVDVAAARRTLPVTAYFFDLLALGDRVLLDLPVRERYAELAALVPEPHRVRRLVVEDPGAQAAEAEAFWARSLERGHEGVVVKALDSVYEAGRRGKRWLKAKPVHTLDLVVLAVERGHGRRTGLLSNLHLGARAADGTFVMLGKTFKGLTDETLRWQTEKLGELAVEDDGYTVRVRPELVVEIAYDGLQRSPRYPAGVALRFARVLRYRPDKSAEEADAVETVLEGRKGTSEG; the protein is encoded by the coding sequence ATGCTGCTGGCCGAGGTCGCCCGTGTGTCCCGGGAGGTCGCCCAGGCCTCCGCCCGGTCCCGGAAGGTGGCCCTGCTCGCGGAGGTGTTCGACGCCGCCCCGCCGGAGGAGGCCGCGCTCGTCGTCGCGTACCTGTCGGGGCGGCTGCCGCAGGGCCGGCCCGGCATCGGGTGGCGCACCCTCGCCCAGGACGTCACCCCCGCCCGGGAGCCCACCTTGACGGTCGCCGGGGTCGACGCGAGCGTCACGGAGCTGGCCGCCGTCGCCGGCTCGGGCGCCCAGGCCGGGCGCAGCCGGATCGTGGCGGCCCTGCTCGGCGCCGCCACCGAGGACGAGCAGCGGTTCCTGCGCAGCCTGCTGTCCGGCGAGGTGCGACAGGGCGCCCTCGACGCGGTGGCCCTGGAGGGGGTCGCGGCCGCCGCCGGAGTGAGCGCCGCCGCGCTGCGCCGTGCCGTGATGCTGGACGGATCACTGCCCCGGGTGGCCGCCGCCGCCCTGGCCGAGGGCGCGGAAGCGCTGGGCGCGGTGACGCTGCGGGTGGGGCGGCCCGTCCAGCCGATGCTGGCCGGGACGGCCCGGTCCGTGGCGGACGCCCTGGCGGCGCTGGGGCCGTGCGTGGTGGAGGAGAAGCTCGACGGGATCCGCGTACAGGTGCACCGGGACGGCGGCGAGGTACGGATCCACACGCGCTCCCTGGACGAGATCACCGACCGGCTGCCGGAGGTGGCCGAGCTGGCCCGGAGCCTGCCGGTGGAGCGGTTCATCCTGGACGGCGAGGTCATCGGGGAACGCGCCGACGGCCGCCCCGTGCCCTTCCAGGAGATCGCCTCCCGCGTGGGTTCCCGGGTGGACGTGGCGGCGGCGCGGCGCACCCTGCCGGTGACGGCGTACTTCTTCGACCTGCTCGCCCTCGGCGACCGGGTCCTGCTGGACCTGCCCGTCCGTGAGCGGTACGCGGAGCTGGCCGCGCTGGTCCCCGAGCCCCACCGGGTGCGCCGGTTGGTGGTCGAGGACCCCGGGGCGCAGGCGGCCGAGGCCGAGGCGTTCTGGGCGCGGTCGCTGGAGCGGGGCCACGAGGGGGTCGTGGTCAAGGCCCTGGACTCCGTCTACGAGGCGGGCCGGCGCGGCAAGCGGTGGCTGAAGGCCAAGCCGGTGCACACCCTCGACCTCGTGGTCCTCGCCGTCGAACGGGGCCACGGCCGCCGCACCGGCCTGCTGTCGAACCTGCACCTGGGCGCGCGGGCCGCCGACGGGACGTTCGTCATGCTGGGGAAGACGTTCAAGGGGCTGACCGACGAGACGCTGCGCTGGCAGACAGAGAAGCTGGGCGAGCTGGCGGTCGAGGACGACGGGTACACCGTGCGGGTCCGCCCCGAGCTGGTGGTCGAGATCGCCTACGACGGCCTGCAACGCTCCCCCCGCTACCCGGCGGGGGTGGCCCTGCGCTTCGCGCGGGTCCTGCGGTACCGCCCGGACAAGAGCGCGGAGGAGGCGGACGCGGTGGAGACCGTGTTGGAGGGGCGGAAGGGCACGAGCGAGGGGTGA
- a CDS encoding XRE family transcriptional regulator, giving the protein MTTRPEAPQGPGPADTQGSGDPDGAPVELPAVAPHLREVRRRAGLTLEAAAARASLSPAHLSRLETGRRRPSLPLLLELARTYGTTVSELLGETPAVADPVVRAGGPGAREADGWTYWQAGGSGRGMQALRVHVPYGGGQGELVRVHPGEEWLYVLTGRLRLHLGEKRYLLEPGDSAHFDSLTPHRIGAAESGGADLLFVHTLLQSSLAGLCLGGAPTTHHR; this is encoded by the coding sequence ATGACCACCCGCCCAGAGGCCCCGCAGGGCCCCGGCCCTGCCGACACCCAGGGTAGCGGGGACCCCGACGGCGCCCCCGTCGAGCTGCCCGCCGTCGCCCCGCACCTGCGCGAGGTGCGCCGGCGTGCCGGGCTCACCCTGGAGGCCGCCGCCGCACGGGCCTCGCTCTCGCCGGCGCACCTGTCCCGGCTGGAGACCGGTCGGCGCCGGCCGTCGCTGCCGCTGCTGCTCGAACTGGCCCGCACCTACGGCACGACCGTCTCCGAACTGCTCGGCGAGACCCCGGCCGTCGCCGATCCCGTCGTCCGGGCCGGCGGTCCGGGGGCCCGGGAGGCCGACGGGTGGACGTACTGGCAGGCCGGCGGCTCCGGTCGCGGCATGCAGGCGCTGCGCGTGCACGTCCCGTACGGGGGCGGCCAGGGCGAGCTGGTCCGCGTCCACCCGGGGGAGGAGTGGCTGTACGTGCTCACCGGGCGGCTGCGGCTGCACCTGGGGGAGAAGCGGTACCTGCTGGAACCGGGGGACAGCGCGCACTTCGACTCGCTGACCCCGCACCGGATCGGCGCGGCCGAATCCGGCGGAGCCGACCTCCTGTTCGTCCACACGCTGCTCCAGAGCAGCCTCGCCGGGCTGTGCCTCGGCGGAGCCCCCACGACGCACCACCGCTGA
- a CDS encoding DUF6126 family protein, with the protein MTLRGRIESKFPRGLVIRLVAYLFVGHLFAFFVYLLFVLGGQNQ; encoded by the coding sequence CTGACCCTGCGGGGGCGCATCGAGTCGAAGTTCCCGCGCGGACTGGTGATCCGACTGGTCGCCTACCTGTTCGTCGGCCACCTCTTCGCCTTCTTCGTCTACCTCCTGTTCGTGCTCGGCGGCCAGAACCAATAG
- a CDS encoding DUF6629 family protein, protein MCVARLRRPGPARGRAAAAARGAPADRGRRPGGGRRGCPAVTAWAVTALPVLAVWVPFAVPAAATPEVRRRLWGPAAAGLATAGILAYCLATRPVTAEIRGRVIGYVVDVPYAPPVQAGYLCATLGALLLAGDRTLRLLGGVLAVGALLCAVLWRLEFASTWCAFAAVASLLVLGSVRRPMPP, encoded by the coding sequence GTGTGCGTGGCGCGGCTGCGGCGCCCGGGACCTGCCCGTGGCCGCGCTGCCGCTGCCGCTCGGGGCGCACCAGCTGATCGAGGCCGCCGTCCGGGAGGCGGGCGGCGGGGCTGCCCGGCCGTCACCGCCTGGGCGGTGACCGCCCTGCCGGTGCTCGCGGTGTGGGTGCCGTTCGCGGTGCCCGCGGCCGCCACGCCCGAGGTACGGCGAAGGCTGTGGGGGCCCGCGGCCGCCGGGCTCGCGACGGCCGGGATCCTCGCGTACTGCCTGGCCACGCGGCCCGTGACCGCCGAGATCCGGGGTCGGGTGATCGGGTACGTCGTGGACGTGCCGTACGCACCGCCGGTCCAGGCGGGCTACCTCTGCGCGACCCTCGGCGCCCTGCTGCTCGCCGGGGACCGCACGCTCCGGCTGCTGGGCGGCGTCCTGGCCGTCGGGGCACTGCTGTGCGCGGTGCTGTGGCGGCTGGAATTCGCCTCCACCTGGTGCGCCTTCGCGGCGGTGGCCTCGCTGCTGGTGCTCGGCTCGGTGCGCCGGCCGATGCCGCCGTGA
- a CDS encoding MFS transporter, which produces MTAPAPGIPLATARGRWIVFTTVLGSGMALLDSTVVNVALPRIGRDLGADLAVLQWTVNAYLVTLAGLILVGGALGDRYGRRRIFVLGVVWFAAGSLLCGLAPNAGVLIAARALQGIGGALLTPGSLALIQGSIHPDDRARAVGLWSGFGGVGAAVGPFLGGWLVDGPGWRWVFLLNVPLAALCVPVALRHVPESRDPRARGRFDVAGAVLGAASLALITYALIEAHSGALTVTVTAVAGILLGAVFGYVERRRPDPMVPPDIFRSRQFTAVNLVTLCVYAALGGFFFLVVLQLQVVAGYSALGSGAALLPTTALMLLLSARSAALGERIGPRIPLTVGPLLCAAGTLLMLRVGPDSSYVRDVLPALVVMGAGLTVLVAPLTATVLASVDPGRAGLASGINNAAARAAGLLAVAALPLLAGMGPDAYLSPGAFDAAFGRSMLWCAGALVAGAALAWATVRTPAPGAPHAECRTQCPVCAPPWSPAARTATPRTAPEPRAKA; this is translated from the coding sequence ATGACCGCACCCGCACCCGGGATCCCGCTCGCCACCGCCCGCGGCCGGTGGATCGTGTTCACCACCGTGCTCGGGTCGGGGATGGCCCTGCTGGACTCGACCGTGGTCAACGTGGCCCTGCCCCGGATCGGGCGGGACCTCGGGGCGGATCTGGCGGTGCTCCAGTGGACGGTGAACGCCTACCTGGTGACCCTCGCCGGACTGATCCTGGTCGGCGGCGCGCTCGGCGACCGCTACGGCCGGCGCCGGATCTTCGTACTCGGTGTGGTGTGGTTCGCGGCGGGCTCGCTGCTGTGCGGACTCGCCCCGAACGCCGGGGTGCTGATCGCCGCCCGCGCTCTCCAGGGCATCGGCGGCGCCCTGCTCACACCCGGTTCCCTCGCGCTGATCCAGGGCTCGATCCATCCGGACGACCGGGCGCGGGCGGTCGGCCTGTGGTCGGGGTTCGGGGGTGTCGGGGCCGCCGTCGGGCCCTTCCTGGGCGGCTGGCTGGTCGACGGGCCGGGCTGGCGGTGGGTGTTCCTGCTGAACGTGCCGCTGGCCGCCCTGTGCGTGCCGGTCGCACTGCGCCACGTACCGGAGTCCCGGGATCCGCGGGCACGGGGACGCTTCGACGTGGCCGGCGCGGTGCTGGGAGCCGCCTCCCTGGCCCTGATCACCTACGCCCTGATCGAAGCCCACTCCGGGGCGCTCACGGTGACCGTCACGGCGGTGGCCGGCATCCTGCTGGGCGCCGTGTTCGGGTACGTGGAACGGCGCCGGCCGGATCCCATGGTGCCGCCGGACATCTTCCGGTCCCGCCAGTTCACGGCCGTCAACCTCGTCACCCTGTGCGTCTACGCGGCCCTCGGCGGCTTCTTCTTCCTCGTCGTCCTCCAGCTCCAGGTCGTGGCCGGGTACTCCGCCCTCGGCTCCGGCGCCGCCCTGCTGCCGACCACCGCCCTGATGCTGCTCCTGTCGGCCCGGTCGGCCGCCCTCGGGGAGCGCATCGGCCCCCGTATCCCGCTCACCGTGGGCCCGCTGCTGTGCGCCGCCGGCACGCTCCTGATGCTGCGGGTGGGCCCCGACTCCTCCTACGTCCGCGACGTGCTGCCCGCGCTGGTGGTGATGGGGGCGGGCCTGACGGTGCTGGTGGCTCCGCTCACCGCGACCGTCCTGGCCTCGGTGGACCCGGGCCGGGCGGGCCTGGCCAGCGGCATCAACAACGCCGCCGCGCGGGCCGCCGGGCTGCTCGCGGTGGCGGCGCTGCCGCTGCTGGCGGGCATGGGCCCGGACGCGTACCTCTCCCCCGGCGCCTTCGACGCCGCGTTCGGCCGCTCGATGCTCTGGTGCGCGGGCGCCCTGGTCGCCGGCGCCGCGCTGGCCTGGGCGACCGTACGCACCCCCGCGCCCGGGGCGCCCCACGCGGAGTGCCGTACGCAGTGCCCGGTCTGCGCGCCGCCCTGGAGCCCCGCCGCTCGCACCGCCACGCCTCGAACCGCCCCCGAACCGCGGGCCAAGGCCTGA
- a CDS encoding S8 family serine peptidase — MARRDIRRRSLRTALAALTSALLLPLGAGVASAAPEPGPAPTAAERKIEPALRKQLDGDAKAVFWVYLDSAADLTEAGRRQTREAKAEAVLRLKRDHATRSQAELIKALDGARAEYTSYWIVNAVRVVGTEKLAGSLAQRPEVARIDADDKVTLPRPAEGSREETGADAVEWNIDRIKAPQVWDGLGVRGEGIVVANIDSGVDHTHPAVSRQYRGRKADGTHDHNHNWFDPASICAGAAPCDNNDHGTHTMGTMVGDDGAGNRIGVAPGARWIAAKGCETNSCSEASLLAAGQWIVAPTDLNGRNPRPDLAPHIVNNSWGSATHDDWYQQIVDAWRAAGIFPAFSNGNSGPGCTTSGSPGDYARSYSSGAFDVNNAIASFSSRGAGPGGIVKPNIAAPGVNVRSSVPGGAYEAFSGTSMASPHTAATVALLWSAAPALAGDIARTEALLDGTATDTDSSQCGGTAADNNVFGEGRLDALAAVNAAPRGSVGALAGTVRSEAGAPVEGARMTADGPTPRTTTTAADGTYRFPALSVGSYALTAAKFGYGPRAATAAVTENATATGDFTLTAAPSGTLTGTVSAASGPAAGASVTIVDTPVTATTDAQGRFEVTLPHGTYDISAGHSSRCVTTGTTRATVAGDTTVTVTLPERTDGYGYACAGANARPYPAGDRQLALTGDNTTERVDLPFPLPLYGKTYAQAWIGTNGTVSFGGNHTGDVNGDLPSTGTPNAALYPFWDDLVVGAAGSGSGVFTAVTGSAPHRSYVIEWRQVSHWSAQADKFSFSAAIGEDGTVTYSYKGTGGTGIKAGSTATVGVENATGTDAFTYSFNTPVLTDGLSIGFRTTRSGVVAGRVLDANDGAALAGATVTVGSGDTAVSTVTAADGGYVVQSPAGARTVSITAPSYETAQATVDVKAADVTAVDRSLRTGKVTAARPTVELVLPAGQRRTRTLDIANPGLDTAFTVAEDAAWLTVTPAEGALPTGGKAALTLTADTTGLTPGSVLTTGLRITSASGRSPVLTVPVKIVVPRYQAALDTGSDQAGTDTLGDAWSPDRKYTPGSYGYQGNSTVRSTGRDIAGTADQRLLRNAREGMYEYRFDNVPNGTYAVELGFAELSSTRPDKRVFDVLAEGVQVLPSLDIALEAGSYKALTKSYTVTVTDGTLNVRFVTHSGYGKPLINSLRVTDRPDLP, encoded by the coding sequence GTGGCACGACGCGACATTCGACGACGATCCTTACGCACGGCGCTCGCCGCCCTCACCTCCGCCCTGCTCCTCCCCCTCGGCGCGGGCGTCGCCTCCGCCGCGCCCGAACCGGGCCCGGCCCCGACCGCGGCCGAGCGCAAGATCGAACCCGCGCTCCGCAAGCAGCTCGACGGTGACGCCAAGGCGGTCTTCTGGGTGTACCTCGACAGCGCGGCCGACCTCACCGAGGCGGGCCGGCGACAGACCCGCGAGGCCAAGGCCGAAGCGGTGCTGCGCCTGAAGCGGGACCACGCCACGCGCAGTCAGGCCGAACTGATCAAGGCTCTGGACGGCGCCCGCGCCGAGTACACCTCGTACTGGATCGTCAACGCCGTCCGCGTCGTCGGCACCGAGAAACTCGCCGGATCCCTGGCCCAGCGGCCCGAGGTCGCCCGTATCGACGCCGACGACAAGGTCACCCTCCCCCGGCCCGCCGAAGGCAGCCGGGAGGAGACAGGCGCCGACGCCGTCGAGTGGAACATCGACCGGATCAAGGCCCCCCAGGTGTGGGACGGGCTCGGCGTGCGCGGCGAGGGCATCGTCGTCGCCAACATCGACAGCGGCGTCGACCATACCCACCCGGCCGTGAGCCGGCAGTACCGGGGACGCAAGGCCGACGGCACTCACGACCACAACCACAACTGGTTCGACCCGGCCAGCATCTGCGCCGGCGCCGCGCCCTGCGACAACAACGACCACGGCACGCACACGATGGGCACCATGGTCGGCGACGACGGCGCGGGCAACCGGATCGGCGTCGCCCCCGGCGCCCGCTGGATCGCCGCCAAGGGCTGCGAGACCAACTCCTGCTCCGAGGCCTCCCTCCTCGCCGCCGGCCAGTGGATCGTCGCCCCGACCGACCTGAACGGCCGAAACCCGCGCCCCGACCTGGCCCCACACATCGTCAACAACTCCTGGGGCAGCGCCACGCACGACGACTGGTACCAGCAGATCGTCGACGCCTGGCGGGCCGCCGGCATCTTCCCCGCCTTCTCCAACGGCAACTCCGGACCCGGCTGCACCACCAGCGGATCGCCCGGCGACTACGCGCGCTCCTACAGCTCCGGCGCCTTCGACGTGAACAACGCCATCGCCTCCTTCTCCTCGCGCGGCGCCGGCCCCGGAGGCATCGTCAAGCCGAACATCGCCGCCCCCGGCGTCAACGTCCGCTCCTCCGTCCCCGGCGGCGCCTACGAGGCCTTCTCCGGCACCTCCATGGCCTCCCCGCACACCGCCGCCACCGTCGCGCTGCTCTGGTCGGCCGCCCCCGCCCTGGCGGGGGACATCGCGCGGACCGAGGCCCTCCTCGACGGCACCGCCACCGACACCGACAGCTCCCAGTGCGGCGGCACCGCCGCCGACAACAACGTCTTCGGCGAGGGCCGGCTCGACGCGCTGGCCGCCGTGAACGCCGCCCCGCGCGGCTCCGTGGGCGCGCTCGCCGGCACCGTCCGCTCCGAGGCCGGCGCCCCCGTCGAGGGCGCCCGCATGACCGCCGACGGCCCCACCCCCCGTACGACGACCACCGCCGCCGACGGCACCTACCGCTTCCCCGCCCTCTCGGTCGGCTCCTACGCCCTGACCGCCGCCAAGTTCGGCTACGGACCGCGCGCCGCGACGGCGGCCGTCACCGAGAACGCCACCGCCACCGGCGACTTCACCCTCACCGCGGCCCCCTCCGGCACGCTCACCGGCACCGTCTCGGCCGCGAGCGGTCCGGCCGCCGGCGCCTCCGTCACCATCGTCGACACCCCGGTCACCGCGACCACCGACGCCCAGGGCCGCTTCGAGGTCACCCTGCCCCACGGCACCTACGACATCAGCGCCGGCCACTCCTCGCGCTGCGTCACCACGGGCACCACCCGCGCCACCGTCGCCGGGGACACCACCGTCACCGTCACCCTGCCCGAACGCACCGACGGCTACGGATACGCCTGCGCCGGCGCGAACGCCCGCCCGTACCCCGCCGGCGACCGACAACTCGCCCTGACCGGCGACAACACCACCGAACGCGTCGACCTGCCCTTCCCGCTGCCGCTGTACGGAAAGACGTACGCGCAGGCCTGGATCGGCACCAACGGCACCGTCAGCTTCGGCGGCAACCACACCGGTGACGTCAACGGCGACCTCCCGAGCACGGGCACACCCAACGCCGCCCTCTACCCCTTCTGGGACGACCTCGTCGTCGGCGCGGCCGGCAGCGGCTCGGGCGTGTTCACCGCCGTCACCGGCAGCGCGCCGCACCGCAGTTACGTGATCGAGTGGCGCCAGGTCTCCCACTGGTCGGCGCAGGCGGACAAGTTCTCCTTCTCGGCCGCCATCGGCGAGGACGGCACCGTCACCTACTCCTACAAGGGCACCGGCGGCACCGGCATCAAGGCCGGCTCCACGGCCACCGTCGGCGTGGAGAACGCCACCGGAACCGACGCCTTCACGTACTCGTTCAACACCCCCGTCCTCACGGACGGCCTCTCCATCGGCTTCCGCACCACCCGCAGCGGCGTCGTCGCGGGCCGCGTGCTCGACGCCAACGACGGCGCCGCGCTCGCCGGGGCCACCGTCACCGTCGGCAGCGGCGACACCGCCGTCTCCACCGTCACCGCCGCCGACGGCGGATACGTCGTCCAGAGCCCGGCCGGCGCCCGGACCGTCTCCATCACCGCGCCGTCCTACGAGACCGCCCAGGCCACCGTCGACGTCAAGGCCGCCGACGTGACGGCCGTCGACCGCTCGCTGCGCACCGGCAAGGTCACCGCCGCCCGACCGACGGTCGAGCTCGTCCTGCCCGCCGGCCAGCGCCGCACCCGCACCCTCGACATCGCCAACCCGGGCCTGGACACCGCGTTCACCGTGGCCGAGGACGCCGCCTGGCTGACGGTCACCCCGGCCGAGGGCGCCCTGCCCACCGGCGGCAAGGCCGCCCTCACCCTGACGGCCGACACCACCGGGCTCACCCCCGGCAGCGTCCTCACCACCGGCCTGCGGATCACCTCCGCCAGCGGCCGCTCCCCGGTCCTCACCGTCCCGGTCAAGATCGTCGTCCCGCGCTACCAGGCCGCCCTCGACACCGGCTCCGACCAGGCCGGCACCGACACCCTGGGCGACGCGTGGTCCCCGGACCGCAAGTACACCCCCGGCTCCTACGGCTACCAGGGCAACTCCACCGTCCGGTCGACGGGCCGCGACATCGCCGGCACCGCCGACCAGCGGCTCCTGCGCAACGCCCGCGAAGGCATGTACGAGTACCGCTTCGACAACGTGCCCAACGGCACCTACGCCGTGGAGCTGGGCTTCGCGGAGCTGTCCTCCACCCGCCCGGACAAGCGGGTCTTCGACGTCCTCGCCGAGGGCGTCCAGGTCCTGCCCTCCCTCGACATCGCCCTGGAGGCCGGTTCGTACAAGGCCCTGACCAAGAGCTACACGGTCACCGTCACGGACGGGACGCTCAACGTCCGGTTCGTCACGCACAGCGGCTACGGCAAGCCGCTGATCAACTCCCTGCGCGTGACCGACCGGCCCGACCTGCCCTGA